The Oncorhynchus tshawytscha isolate Ot180627B linkage group LG12, Otsh_v2.0, whole genome shotgun sequence genome includes a window with the following:
- the LOC112262620 gene encoding G protein-coupled receptor kinase 5 isoform X1, with protein sequence MELENIVANTVLLKAREDGWLAFSLSGGGGKRKGRSKKWKEILRFPHISQCTELGNSIDRDYISLCEKQPIGRLLFRLYCETRPELLRCIHLLDAMDDYELVPDEKRKSRGDQIIGKFLSKQSSECVEAAESLAEQCRENLELHPCKEIFSDCRKALHHYLRGAPFLDYQNSMYFDRFLQWKMLERQPIAKDTFRQYRVLGKGGFGEVCACQVRATGKMYACKKLEKKRIKKRKGESMALNEKQILEKVNSRFVVSLAYAYETKDALCLVLTLMNGGDLKFHIYSMGTPGFEKDRVQFYAAQICCGLDHLHQESIVYRDLKPENILLDDNGHIRISDLGLAIKVAEGDPIRGRVGTVGYMAPEVINNERYGMSPDWWGLGCLIYEMTAGRSPFRARKERVKREEVEKRVQEEEEEYSDKFTEDTKAICRVLLTKDPKQRLGCTAEGSSGVKAHCFFRNINFKRLEAGIQEPSFVPDPRAVYCKDVLDIEQFSTVKGVNLDQTDNDFYFKFSTGCVSIPWQHEMIDTECFSDLNVFGPQGTRPPDLDWNTPPEPPRRSLLDRIFRRHHPEVSIANSRLSSCSVNSVDSMSNSAP encoded by the exons gtggAGGAGGGAAGCGGAAAGGGAGGAGTAAGAAATGGAAGGAGATCCTTCGCTTCCCCCACATCAGCCAATGCACTGAGCTGGGCAACAGCATCG ATCGGGACTACATAAGCCTGTGTGAGAAGCAGCCTATCGGCAGACTGCTGTTCCGCCTGTACTGTGAGACCAGACCTGAATTGCTACGATGCATCCACCTACTGGACgccatg GACGACTATGAGCTGGTGCCTGATGAGAAACGGAAAAGCAGAGGAGATCAGATTATTGGGAAGTTCCTGTCTAAACAG tcgtcCGAGTGTGTGGAGGCAGCAGAGAGCCTTGCTGAGCAGTGTAGAGAGAACCTGGAGCTCCACCCCTGCAAGGAGATCTTCAGTGACTGTCGCAA AGCTCTCCATCACTACCTGAGAGGAGCTCCCTTCTTGGACTatcagaacagcatgtactttgACCGTTTCCTACAGTGGAAGATGCTGGAGAG GCAGCCAATAGCCAAGGATACGTTTCGACAGTACAGAGTACTGGGGAAAGGTGGATTCGGAGAG GTGTGTGCGTGCCAGGTGCGAGCCACAGGGAAGATGTATGCCTGTAAGAAGTTAGAGAAGAAGAGGATtaagaagaggaaaggagagtccATGGCCCTCAATGAGAAACAAATACTAGAGAAGGTCAACAGCAGATTTGTT gTGAGTTTAGCGTATGCCTATGAGACCAAAGACGCTCTGTGTCTAGTGTTGACCTTAATGAATGGAGGAGATCTGAAGTTCCACATCTATAGCATGGGGACTCCAGGCTTTGAGAAGGACAGGGTCCAGTTCTATGCTGCCCAGATCTGCTGCGGCCTGGACCACCTACACCAGGAATCCATCGTCTACAG GGATTTAAAACCAGAGAATATTTTATTAGATGATAATG GACACATCCGGATCTCAGATCTGGGCCTGGCCATCAAAGTGGCTGAAGGGGACCCCATACGAGGCAGagtgggaacagtgggttacatGG ctccgGAGGTGATCAACAACGAGCGCTATGGGATGAGTCCAGACTGGTGGGGGCTGGGATGTCTCATCTACGAGATGACCGCTGGACGCTCACCCTTCCGCGCACGCAAAGAACGAGTGAAgcgggaggaggtggagaagagggtgcaagaggaagaggaggagtacaGCGACAAGTTTACAGAAGACACCAAGGCCATCTGTAGGGTG ctgttgACCAAAGATCCTAAGCAGAGACTGGGCTGTACAGCAGAGGGGTCATCAGGGGTGAAGGCTCACTGCTTCTTCAGGAACATCAACTTTAAAAGGCTGGAGGCAGGCATCCAGGAGCCCTCCTTCGTACCGGAC cCCCGGGCGGTGTACTGTAAGGATGTGTTGGACATTGAGCAGTTCTCTACAGTCAAGGGAGTAAATCTGGACCAAACCGACAACGACTTTTACTTCAAATTCTCTACAGGCTGCGTGTCCATCCCATGGCAGCACGAG ATGATAGATACAGAGTGTTTCAGTGATCTGAACGTGTTTGGGCCCCAGGGGACCAGACCCCCAGATCTGGACTGGAACACCCCCCCCGAGCCTCCCCGACGCAGCCTGCTGGACAGGATCTTCAGGAGACAT caccCCGAGGTGTCCATTGCCAACAGCCGCTTGTCTTCCTGCAGTGTGAACTCGGTGGACTCCATGTCAAACTCTGCCCCCTAG
- the LOC112262620 gene encoding G protein-coupled receptor kinase 5 isoform X3 codes for MELENIVANTVLLKAREGGGGKRKGRSKKWKEILRFPHISQCTELGNSIDRDYISLCEKQPIGRLLFRLYCETRPELLRCIHLLDAMDDYELVPDEKRKSRGDQIIGKFLSKQSSECVEAAESLAEQCRENLELHPCKEIFSDCRKALHHYLRGAPFLDYQNSMYFDRFLQWKMLERQPIAKDTFRQYRVLGKGGFGEVCACQVRATGKMYACKKLEKKRIKKRKGESMALNEKQILEKVNSRFVVSLAYAYETKDALCLVLTLMNGGDLKFHIYSMGTPGFEKDRVQFYAAQICCGLDHLHQESIVYRDLKPENILLDDNGHIRISDLGLAIKVAEGDPIRGRVGTVGYMAPEVINNERYGMSPDWWGLGCLIYEMTAGRSPFRARKERVKREEVEKRVQEEEEEYSDKFTEDTKAICRVLLTKDPKQRLGCTAEGSSGVKAHCFFRNINFKRLEAGIQEPSFVPDPRAVYCKDVLDIEQFSTVKGVNLDQTDNDFYFKFSTGCVSIPWQHEMIDTECFSDLNVFGPQGTRPPDLDWNTPPEPPRRSLLDRIFRRHHPEVSIANSRLSSCSVNSVDSMSNSAP; via the exons gtggAGGAGGGAAGCGGAAAGGGAGGAGTAAGAAATGGAAGGAGATCCTTCGCTTCCCCCACATCAGCCAATGCACTGAGCTGGGCAACAGCATCG ATCGGGACTACATAAGCCTGTGTGAGAAGCAGCCTATCGGCAGACTGCTGTTCCGCCTGTACTGTGAGACCAGACCTGAATTGCTACGATGCATCCACCTACTGGACgccatg GACGACTATGAGCTGGTGCCTGATGAGAAACGGAAAAGCAGAGGAGATCAGATTATTGGGAAGTTCCTGTCTAAACAG tcgtcCGAGTGTGTGGAGGCAGCAGAGAGCCTTGCTGAGCAGTGTAGAGAGAACCTGGAGCTCCACCCCTGCAAGGAGATCTTCAGTGACTGTCGCAA AGCTCTCCATCACTACCTGAGAGGAGCTCCCTTCTTGGACTatcagaacagcatgtactttgACCGTTTCCTACAGTGGAAGATGCTGGAGAG GCAGCCAATAGCCAAGGATACGTTTCGACAGTACAGAGTACTGGGGAAAGGTGGATTCGGAGAG GTGTGTGCGTGCCAGGTGCGAGCCACAGGGAAGATGTATGCCTGTAAGAAGTTAGAGAAGAAGAGGATtaagaagaggaaaggagagtccATGGCCCTCAATGAGAAACAAATACTAGAGAAGGTCAACAGCAGATTTGTT gTGAGTTTAGCGTATGCCTATGAGACCAAAGACGCTCTGTGTCTAGTGTTGACCTTAATGAATGGAGGAGATCTGAAGTTCCACATCTATAGCATGGGGACTCCAGGCTTTGAGAAGGACAGGGTCCAGTTCTATGCTGCCCAGATCTGCTGCGGCCTGGACCACCTACACCAGGAATCCATCGTCTACAG GGATTTAAAACCAGAGAATATTTTATTAGATGATAATG GACACATCCGGATCTCAGATCTGGGCCTGGCCATCAAAGTGGCTGAAGGGGACCCCATACGAGGCAGagtgggaacagtgggttacatGG ctccgGAGGTGATCAACAACGAGCGCTATGGGATGAGTCCAGACTGGTGGGGGCTGGGATGTCTCATCTACGAGATGACCGCTGGACGCTCACCCTTCCGCGCACGCAAAGAACGAGTGAAgcgggaggaggtggagaagagggtgcaagaggaagaggaggagtacaGCGACAAGTTTACAGAAGACACCAAGGCCATCTGTAGGGTG ctgttgACCAAAGATCCTAAGCAGAGACTGGGCTGTACAGCAGAGGGGTCATCAGGGGTGAAGGCTCACTGCTTCTTCAGGAACATCAACTTTAAAAGGCTGGAGGCAGGCATCCAGGAGCCCTCCTTCGTACCGGAC cCCCGGGCGGTGTACTGTAAGGATGTGTTGGACATTGAGCAGTTCTCTACAGTCAAGGGAGTAAATCTGGACCAAACCGACAACGACTTTTACTTCAAATTCTCTACAGGCTGCGTGTCCATCCCATGGCAGCACGAG ATGATAGATACAGAGTGTTTCAGTGATCTGAACGTGTTTGGGCCCCAGGGGACCAGACCCCCAGATCTGGACTGGAACACCCCCCCCGAGCCTCCCCGACGCAGCCTGCTGGACAGGATCTTCAGGAGACAT caccCCGAGGTGTCCATTGCCAACAGCCGCTTGTCTTCCTGCAGTGTGAACTCGGTGGACTCCATGTCAAACTCTGCCCCCTAG
- the LOC112262620 gene encoding G protein-coupled receptor kinase 5 isoform X2 has product MELENIVANTVLLKAREDGWLAFSLSGGGGKRKGRSKKWKEILRFPHISQCTELGNSIDRDYISLCEKQPIGRLLFRLYCETRPELLRCIHLLDAMDDYELVPDEKRKSRGDQIIGKFLSKQSSECVEAAESLAEQCRENLELHPCKEIFSDCRKALHHYLRGAPFLDYQNSMYFDRFLQWKMLERQPIAKDTFRQYRVLGKGGFGEVCACQVRATGKMYACKKLEKKRIKKRKGESMALNEKQILEKVNSRFVVSLAYAYETKDALCLVLTLMNGGDLKFHIYSMGTPGFEKDRVQFYAAQICCGLDHLHQESIVYRDLKPENILLDDNGHIRISDLGLAIKVAEGDPIRGRVGTVGYMAPEVINNERYGMSPDWWGLGCLIYEMTAGRSPFRARKERVKREEVEKRVQEEEEEYSDKFTEDTKAICRVLLTKDPKQRLGCTAEGSSGVKAHCFFRNINFKRLEAGIQEPSFVPDPRAVYCKDVLDIEQFSTVKGVNLDQTDNDFYFKFSTGCVSIPWQHEMIDTECFSDLNVFGPQGTRPPDLDWNTPPEPPRRSLLDRIFRRHVRAHTQDRTPRCPLPTAACLPAV; this is encoded by the exons gtggAGGAGGGAAGCGGAAAGGGAGGAGTAAGAAATGGAAGGAGATCCTTCGCTTCCCCCACATCAGCCAATGCACTGAGCTGGGCAACAGCATCG ATCGGGACTACATAAGCCTGTGTGAGAAGCAGCCTATCGGCAGACTGCTGTTCCGCCTGTACTGTGAGACCAGACCTGAATTGCTACGATGCATCCACCTACTGGACgccatg GACGACTATGAGCTGGTGCCTGATGAGAAACGGAAAAGCAGAGGAGATCAGATTATTGGGAAGTTCCTGTCTAAACAG tcgtcCGAGTGTGTGGAGGCAGCAGAGAGCCTTGCTGAGCAGTGTAGAGAGAACCTGGAGCTCCACCCCTGCAAGGAGATCTTCAGTGACTGTCGCAA AGCTCTCCATCACTACCTGAGAGGAGCTCCCTTCTTGGACTatcagaacagcatgtactttgACCGTTTCCTACAGTGGAAGATGCTGGAGAG GCAGCCAATAGCCAAGGATACGTTTCGACAGTACAGAGTACTGGGGAAAGGTGGATTCGGAGAG GTGTGTGCGTGCCAGGTGCGAGCCACAGGGAAGATGTATGCCTGTAAGAAGTTAGAGAAGAAGAGGATtaagaagaggaaaggagagtccATGGCCCTCAATGAGAAACAAATACTAGAGAAGGTCAACAGCAGATTTGTT gTGAGTTTAGCGTATGCCTATGAGACCAAAGACGCTCTGTGTCTAGTGTTGACCTTAATGAATGGAGGAGATCTGAAGTTCCACATCTATAGCATGGGGACTCCAGGCTTTGAGAAGGACAGGGTCCAGTTCTATGCTGCCCAGATCTGCTGCGGCCTGGACCACCTACACCAGGAATCCATCGTCTACAG GGATTTAAAACCAGAGAATATTTTATTAGATGATAATG GACACATCCGGATCTCAGATCTGGGCCTGGCCATCAAAGTGGCTGAAGGGGACCCCATACGAGGCAGagtgggaacagtgggttacatGG ctccgGAGGTGATCAACAACGAGCGCTATGGGATGAGTCCAGACTGGTGGGGGCTGGGATGTCTCATCTACGAGATGACCGCTGGACGCTCACCCTTCCGCGCACGCAAAGAACGAGTGAAgcgggaggaggtggagaagagggtgcaagaggaagaggaggagtacaGCGACAAGTTTACAGAAGACACCAAGGCCATCTGTAGGGTG ctgttgACCAAAGATCCTAAGCAGAGACTGGGCTGTACAGCAGAGGGGTCATCAGGGGTGAAGGCTCACTGCTTCTTCAGGAACATCAACTTTAAAAGGCTGGAGGCAGGCATCCAGGAGCCCTCCTTCGTACCGGAC cCCCGGGCGGTGTACTGTAAGGATGTGTTGGACATTGAGCAGTTCTCTACAGTCAAGGGAGTAAATCTGGACCAAACCGACAACGACTTTTACTTCAAATTCTCTACAGGCTGCGTGTCCATCCCATGGCAGCACGAG ATGATAGATACAGAGTGTTTCAGTGATCTGAACGTGTTTGGGCCCCAGGGGACCAGACCCCCAGATCTGGACTGGAACACCCCCCCCGAGCCTCCCCGACGCAGCCTGCTGGACAGGATCTTCAGGAGACATGTGAGGGCACacacacaggatcg caccCCGAGGTGTCCATTGCCAACAGCCGCTTGTCTTCCTGCAGTGTGA